A section of the Arcobacter roscoffensis genome encodes:
- the mnmA gene encoding tRNA 2-thiouridine(34) synthase MnmA, with the protein MKKKVVVGMSGGVDSSVTALLLKQQGYDVVGLFMRNWEYGIKGSQCPNRIEFEDAKKVGELIGIEVKGKDFVEEYRTKVFDVFLEGLKKGLTPNPDILCNKEIKFNVFLNEAKKMGADMIATGHYAKIAKHNEHYVLDTPKDSSKDQSYFLHALSSEQLSHAMFPLGDLTKTEVREIAREHNLPVSDKKDSTGICFIGNQRFDDFITQHLKAIPGDMIDENGKVLGKHKGLICYTLGQRKGIGLGGIKGNEGENNTHKSWYAAKKDVENNTLTVVQDTNHPLLMSEHTEASHMHWVLEEAPKVGDKLMAQVRYRQHKQTCTVVESSEDKVLVKFDEPQRAVTLGQSLVLYDGDYCLGGGFISNYY; encoded by the coding sequence ATGAAAAAAAAAGTAGTTGTTGGAATGTCTGGTGGAGTTGATTCATCTGTTACTGCACTTTTATTAAAACAACAAGGCTATGATGTAGTAGGCTTATTTATGCGAAATTGGGAATATGGTATCAAAGGTAGCCAATGTCCTAATAGAATAGAGTTTGAAGATGCGAAAAAAGTTGGTGAACTTATTGGCATTGAAGTAAAAGGTAAAGACTTTGTTGAAGAGTACAGAACAAAAGTATTTGATGTATTTTTAGAAGGTTTAAAAAAAGGTCTTACTCCAAATCCTGATATTTTATGTAATAAAGAAATCAAATTTAATGTGTTTTTAAATGAAGCTAAAAAAATGGGTGCTGATATGATTGCAACTGGACATTATGCAAAAATTGCTAAACATAATGAGCATTATGTTCTTGATACTCCAAAAGATAGCTCAAAAGATCAAAGTTACTTTTTACACGCCTTATCAAGTGAACAATTAAGCCATGCGATGTTCCCACTTGGAGATTTAACTAAAACAGAAGTTAGAGAAATTGCAAGAGAGCATAACCTACCTGTAAGTGATAAAAAAGACAGTACTGGTATTTGTTTTATTGGAAATCAAAGATTTGATGACTTTATTACACAACACCTAAAAGCAATTCCAGGTGATATGATTGATGAGAATGGAAAAGTTTTAGGAAAACACAAGGGTCTTATTTGTTACACACTAGGTCAAAGAAAAGGTATTGGACTTGGTGGTATTAAAGGAAATGAAGGTGAAAACAATACTCACAAATCATGGTATGCTGCTAAAAAAGATGTTGAAAACAACACTTTAACAGTTGTACAAGATACAAACCATCCTTTATTAATGAGTGAACACACAGAAGCTAGTCATATGCATTGGGTTTTAGAAGAAGCACCAAAAGTTGGTGATAAACTAATGGCACAAGTAAGGTATAGACAACATAAACAAACTTGTACAGTAGTAGAATCTAGTGAGGATAAAGTATTAGTTAAATTTGATGAGCCTCAAAGAGCTGTAACGCTAGGACAAAGTCTTGTATTATATGACGGCGACTATTGTCTTGGTGGTGGCTTTATTAGTAACTATTACTAA
- the folK gene encoding 2-amino-4-hydroxy-6-hydroxymethyldihydropteridine diphosphokinase — translation MKKKLNDKLTLYKTANFPFCSKKQSNKRYQVTIGIGGNLGDVKKTFDKLFLCLMKDTRFDILMSSPLLKNPPFGYLEQNYFLNGIIAIKTNLAPNDFLRNMQRLENRFGRKRSFQDAPRTLDIDIIFFDKKKINTKNLIVPHKDWANRESVIIPLEEMKRINK, via the coding sequence TTGAAAAAAAAATTAAACGATAAATTAACACTTTATAAAACTGCTAATTTTCCATTTTGTTCAAAAAAACAATCAAATAAAAGATACCAAGTAACTATTGGTATAGGGGGTAATTTAGGGGATGTAAAAAAAACTTTTGATAAGTTATTCTTATGCCTTATGAAGGATACTAGATTTGATATTCTTATGTCAAGTCCCCTACTTAAAAATCCTCCTTTTGGATACTTAGAGCAAAATTATTTTTTAAATGGTATAATCGCGATTAAAACTAATCTAGCCCCAAATGATTTTTTAAGAAATATGCAAAGGCTAGAAAATAGATTTGGAAGAAAGCGATCCTTTCAAGATGCGCCTAGAACTCTAGATATAGATATAATATTTTTTGATAAGAAAAAAATAAATACGAAGAACCTTATAGTTCCTCATAAAGACTGGGCAAATAGAGAATCGGTGATTATTCCTTTAGAAGAGATGAAAAGGATAAATAAATGA
- a CDS encoding M24 family metallopeptidase, translating into MKNFILLNENAIYFEANFSCDNVIFINLGADKYFITDARYTIEAQEYTKNCEVIESSDLIKTAKEILKKNKIKKIVFDPNDFKYSTYTNLTSDLKTQFIPKRNFSKEKRIIKTDEEIKYLKKAAKLGRKGFDNFAKYIRKNGFNQTEEFLHFKAIEKMSQAGKLQLSFDPIVAINKNAAKPHALPTNKKLKLNNLLLVDAGVKYKRYCSDRTCTSNANFENFSFKREQKFKNKKHQKIYDLVYKAQLNAIQNARSGMKASQIDKLTRDVIEKAGFGKYFIHSTGHGVGLDIHEFPNINTRSDVIIEDNMVFTIEPGIYLPDEFGVRIEDTVVMKNGKAIIL; encoded by the coding sequence ATGAAAAATTTTATTTTATTAAATGAAAACGCTATTTATTTTGAAGCTAATTTTTCATGCGACAATGTAATTTTTATAAATTTAGGTGCAGATAAATACTTTATTACTGATGCAAGATATACTATTGAAGCCCAAGAGTACACAAAGAACTGTGAAGTTATAGAATCAAGTGATTTAATCAAAACTGCAAAAGAAATTCTTAAAAAAAATAAGATTAAAAAAATAGTTTTTGATCCAAATGATTTTAAATATTCAACTTATACTAACCTAACAAGTGATTTAAAAACACAATTTATTCCAAAGCGAAATTTTTCTAAAGAAAAAAGAATTATCAAAACAGATGAAGAAATAAAATACTTAAAAAAAGCAGCAAAACTAGGAAGAAAAGGTTTTGATAATTTTGCTAAATATATTAGAAAAAATGGTTTCAATCAAACAGAAGAATTCTTACATTTTAAAGCTATTGAAAAAATGAGTCAAGCAGGAAAACTGCAACTTAGTTTTGACCCAATTGTTGCAATAAATAAAAACGCAGCAAAACCTCACGCCCTTCCTACAAATAAAAAACTAAAACTAAACAATTTACTTTTAGTAGATGCAGGTGTAAAATATAAAAGGTACTGTTCAGATAGAACATGTACTTCAAATGCTAACTTTGAAAACTTCTCTTTTAAAAGAGAGCAAAAATTTAAAAATAAAAAGCATCAAAAAATTTATGATTTAGTATATAAAGCACAACTAAATGCAATACAAAATGCAAGAAGCGGTATGAAAGCAAGTCAAATTGACAAACTTACTAGAGATGTAATTGAAAAAGCAGGTTTCGGTAAATACTTTATTCATAGTACTGGTCATGGAGTTGGTCTTGATATACATGAGTTTCCAAATATTAATACAAGAAGTGATGTAATCATTGAAGATAATATGGTATTTACGATAGAACCAGGTATTTATTTACCTGATGAATTTGGTGTAAGAATTGAAGATACTGTTGTAATGAAAAATGGTAAAGCAATAATTCTTTAA
- the aroQ gene encoding type II 3-dehydroquinate dehydratase: MKIAVIQGPNLNMLGIREQHIYGPMSLEQIHEQLKNAAAQNGVELEFFQSNLEGEIVDKVQECLGEVDGIMINPAAFSHTSIAIKDALSAVELPTVEVHISNIYKREEFRQKSVTAGAATGVITGFGPFGYHMGLIALMQIISEIKAVEESSQNAE, encoded by the coding sequence ATGAAAATAGCAGTAATTCAAGGGCCAAACTTAAATATGTTAGGAATTAGAGAACAACATATTTACGGTCCAATGAGTTTAGAACAAATTCATGAGCAGTTAAAAAATGCAGCAGCTCAAAATGGAGTAGAACTAGAATTCTTCCAATCAAACCTTGAGGGTGAAATTGTTGATAAAGTTCAAGAGTGTTTAGGTGAGGTTGATGGTATTATGATTAACCCAGCAGCATTCTCTCATACTTCAATTGCAATTAAAGATGCATTATCAGCTGTAGAATTACCAACAGTTGAAGTTCATATTTCAAATATTTATAAAAGAGAAGAGTTTAGACAAAAATCAGTTACAGCAGGTGCAGCAACTGGTGTTATTACAGGTTTTGGACCATTTGGATACCACATGGGACTTATAGCTTTAATGCAAATCATCTCAGAAATTAAAGCAGTAGAAGAGTCTTCTCAAAACGCTGAATAA
- the mqnF gene encoding aminofutalosine deaminase family hydrolase, whose translation MKILSSKWVVTCDENNSIIEDGAIVFSDKIIDVDTKENIQKKYPNIQIQEQKENSVLMPGLINSHVHLEFSANSTTLKYGNFMNWLNSVIKNRDTLIEKANSKLIEDKLKKMKKSGTTTIGAISSYSFDLEPCLKSPLNKVFFCEVIGSKADMVDTLFADFKSRLKNVKKHASKNLIPAVAIHSPYSVHPFLLRETLNIAKEESLAVSSHFLESPEEFQWLHKDEGLFIDFFKNLLGQDKAVTKPMEFLNQFKGVEKLSFTHCVEASSDDLKKIEELDATINHCVTSNRVLNNTKLDISNLNNINLSIGTDGLSSNNSLSMFDELRNALMIHVDENIVELSKKLLKAATIGGSKALGLNKGVLKKDADADVISFTLPDEIEDKNDLAMHIILHTKFVNKTIIGGEDV comes from the coding sequence ATGAAAATCTTAAGTTCAAAGTGGGTTGTTACCTGCGATGAAAATAATAGCATCATTGAAGATGGTGCTATTGTTTTTTCCGATAAAATTATTGATGTCGACACAAAAGAAAATATCCAAAAAAAATATCCAAATATTCAAATCCAAGAACAAAAAGAAAATTCTGTTTTAATGCCAGGGCTTATAAACTCTCATGTTCATTTAGAGTTTAGTGCAAACTCTACAACATTAAAATATGGTAACTTTATGAATTGGTTGAATTCTGTTATTAAAAATAGAGATACTTTAATTGAAAAAGCAAATAGTAAATTAATTGAAGATAAATTAAAAAAAATGAAAAAATCTGGTACTACAACTATTGGTGCTATTTCTTCTTACTCTTTTGATTTAGAACCTTGTTTAAAATCACCATTAAATAAAGTCTTTTTTTGTGAGGTAATTGGAAGTAAAGCTGATATGGTGGATACTTTATTTGCTGACTTTAAATCAAGACTTAAAAATGTGAAAAAACATGCAAGTAAGAATTTAATTCCTGCTGTTGCAATCCATTCACCTTATTCTGTTCATCCTTTTTTATTAAGAGAAACATTAAACATAGCAAAAGAAGAAAGTTTAGCTGTAAGTTCTCACTTTTTAGAATCACCAGAAGAATTTCAATGGCTTCATAAAGATGAGGGCTTATTTATTGACTTTTTCAAAAATCTTTTAGGTCAAGATAAAGCTGTTACAAAACCTATGGAGTTTTTAAATCAATTTAAAGGTGTGGAAAAACTCTCTTTCACCCATTGTGTTGAAGCAAGTAGTGATGACTTAAAAAAGATAGAAGAATTAGATGCAACTATAAACCATTGTGTTACTTCAAATAGAGTTTTAAACAATACTAAACTAGATATAAGCAATTTGAATAATATTAATCTTAGTATTGGTACTGATGGATTAAGTTCAAATAACTCTTTATCAATGTTTGATGAATTAAGAAACGCTTTAATGATTCATGTTGATGAAAATATAGTTGAATTATCAAAAAAGCTTTTAAAAGCTGCAACTATTGGTGGAAGTAAAGCTCTTGGTTTAAATAAGGGTGTATTAAAAAAAGATGCTGATGCTGATGTGATTTCTTTTACTTTACCTGATGAAATAGAAGATAAAAATGATTTAGCAATGCATATAATTTTACATACTAAGTTTGTAAATAAAACTATTATAGGAGGAGAGGATGTTTAA
- the sppA gene encoding signal peptide peptidase SppA, translated as MFNFIKKLFYPIIAVLDFITKYFKTVVFLTIIYFVVYGTGSNNESKGSYEVANLQKIVLFGPILDVNRTLEQLQKAKESDNIKGVLLEVNSPGGAVAPSVELAYAIKELKEVKPVVVYASGVIASGSYYASIWANEIIANPGSMVGSIGVIMQGVNTEELMAKIGISTQTVKAGKYKESGTPTRKWFDYEKEQLQSIIDDTYNMFITDVANARGLKVEDHTKFADAKVFTSRQAKEVGLVDEVATISYAKTKLETLAKIEYPIWKKQDKFDKFMDKIINETVSKITMSFASSLKAY; from the coding sequence ATGTTTAATTTTATAAAGAAACTTTTTTATCCAATTATTGCTGTTTTGGATTTTATTACAAAATATTTTAAAACAGTAGTTTTTTTAACAATTATATATTTTGTAGTATATGGTACCGGAAGTAATAATGAAAGTAAAGGCTCTTATGAAGTTGCTAATTTACAAAAAATAGTTCTTTTTGGACCAATTTTAGATGTAAATAGAACTTTAGAGCAACTGCAAAAAGCAAAAGAGTCTGATAATATAAAAGGTGTTTTACTTGAAGTAAACTCTCCAGGTGGAGCAGTTGCACCTTCTGTAGAATTAGCTTATGCAATAAAAGAGCTAAAAGAAGTAAAACCTGTTGTTGTTTATGCAAGTGGGGTAATAGCTAGTGGTTCATATTATGCTTCTATTTGGGCAAATGAAATTATTGCAAATCCAGGAAGTATGGTTGGGTCTATTGGTGTTATTATGCAAGGTGTAAACACAGAAGAGCTAATGGCTAAAATTGGCATTTCAACTCAAACTGTAAAAGCTGGTAAATATAAAGAATCAGGAACACCAACTAGAAAATGGTTCGATTATGAAAAAGAACAATTGCAATCTATAATTGATGATACATATAATATGTTTATTACTGATGTTGCAAATGCAAGAGGTTTAAAAGTAGAAGATCACACTAAGTTTGCAGATGCCAAAGTTTTTACATCTAGACAAGCAAAAGAAGTAGGTTTAGTTGATGAGGTTGCTACTATTTCATATGCAAAAACAAAGCTTGAAACTTTAGCTAAGATTGAATATCCTATATGGAAAAAACAAGATAAGTTTGATAAATTTATGGACAAAATCATAAATGAAACTGTTTCAAAAATTACAATGAGTTTTGCGAGTTCTTTAAAGGCTTATTAA
- a CDS encoding gamma-glutamylcyclotransferase family protein, with amino-acid sequence MLYFSYGSNMSSKRLCARVPSAKMFAVGTLDKHLLKFHKHSFRDDSAKCDIEFTNKSEDIVYGVLYEFDSNEKPNLDNAEGLGLGYEIKTVEIKVEDKIYESFTYYGTDIDKSLKPFHWYKNHVLKGANEFNLPKDYILKYIENIVSIEDKDKERELLELSIQK; translated from the coding sequence ATGCTTTATTTTTCATATGGTTCTAATATGTCAAGTAAAAGATTATGCGCAAGAGTTCCTAGCGCAAAAATGTTTGCAGTGGGAACTTTAGATAAACACTTACTAAAATTTCATAAACATAGTTTTAGAGATGATAGTGCAAAATGTGATATTGAATTTACTAATAAAAGTGAAGATATAGTTTATGGAGTACTTTATGAATTTGATTCAAATGAAAAACCTAATTTAGACAATGCTGAGGGTTTAGGTTTAGGCTATGAAATCAAAACAGTTGAAATAAAAGTAGAAGATAAAATATATGAATCATTTACTTATTATGGTACAGATATAGATAAAAGTTTAAAACCTTTTCATTGGTATAAAAACCATGTATTAAAAGGTGCAAATGAGTTTAACTTACCTAAAGATTATATATTAAAGTATATTGAGAATATAGTATCAATTGAGGATAAAGATAAGGAAAGGGAACTTTTGGAGTTGAGTATTCAAAAGTAG